Genomic DNA from Niabella ginsenosidivorans:
CGGCTCTGAACATAAGTAACTGTACCGGTAAATACCGGCAACGCTGCCTGTTGCTATTGTTTGGATTGCTAACCGGCCTGGCCACCATGAGCAAAGCAAGCGGGATGGTATTGTGGGCGGGTATGGGCCTCTATAGCCTGTGCAGTCAAAGATCCTTATTAAAGAATCTTTATTTATATGCCGCGCTGTTAGTAACTATCCTTATGATATTTCCTGCAGTGTTATGGAGCATGCATAATGGAACAGATGGGATTATGTACCAGGCACACCGTGTAGCCATTCACCAGCAGTCATCAATACAAGCAAAGGGTTTTTTGCAGCAGCTGTTTGGAGAGATCGGGTATAACAATCCTGTTTGCTATGCCTTGGGGTGGATGGGGGCCTTCCATTACTGGAAATACCGGTGGCGCCGGAACGAGCAACAATTATTAATTTTCTGTTTTGCACTGCCATTGATATTACTGGTATGGTTTTTTTCCTGGTTCCGGCAAACACTTCCACACTGGACGGGCCCTTCCTATGTGCTCCTGCTATTGTTTGGTGCACTGTTTATTATTTACAGGCAGGTTAATAAAATATGGGCACCGTTAACCTTAAAATGGGCAAATGGCCTAAGCGCCGTTGCTGTAATTGGTATTGCGGCGGCCTCTGTGTTTTTACCTTATACCTTTAATAAAAAGGATCCGTTGCAAACAGGAAAAGGCGATCTGTTGCTGGATTTTACGGGATGGAAACAGTTTGCAAAAGATTTTAGAGCGGTGTATATAAATGATGCTGCAAATGGCGTTATGAAGCCAAACGCATTTATTGTTTCAGACTATTGGTTTCCGGCAGCGCACTTTAACTGGTATCTTGCGGATAAGGATCATTATCCTTTTATGGCAGTAGGTGCTTTGAACAACATTCATCAGTTTGCCTGGTTAAACCAACAGCGACCGGGGCTAACAACCGGTGCGGATGCGTATTATATTACAGTATCCAATTATTACCGGGCACCGGAAAAGGCGCTCACAAATAGCTTTGCAATGACCGGTCCGGCGCTTATCATTCCCCAGTTTCGTATAGGGCAGGTTGTTCGTAATTTTTATATCATCAGATTGCACTATTATAAAGGTAACATCCGGCCATCGGGCATTATTAATTAAATACCGGCTATCTTTTTTCAAATAACCAGGGAAGCCGCCAGCGTTTTTTGATCTTATAATTAGACTCAATGTACTGCCGGATATGGTTCATAGCTTCATCCACGTCATCTGTTAATAAAACAAGATCCATATCTTCTTTTGAAATAGTGCCCTGGTTGGCCATATCTTCAATGGCGGTCATCAGATCCCTGTAGAACTCTTTTCCAAATATGACAATCGGAAACTGGGTAATGGATTTGGTTTGTATCAGGGTAATGGTTTCAAAAAATTCGTCCATAGTTCCAAAACCACCCGGCATAATGATAAATGCGTAGCTGTATTTTATCAGCAGGGTTTTTCTTACAAAAAAAAGATCCAGGGTTACTGCGGTGGTAAGGTACTTATTATAGTGTTGCTCAAACGGCAGTTTAATATTACAGCCTACAGATTCACCTCCCG
This window encodes:
- a CDS encoding ArnT family glycosyltransferase; the encoded protein is MAYYRKQVYGLIVVVTLLKLLLSAFLQLGNDEVYYVAYAQKLQWNYFDHPPFVALIIKFFSAGLLLKHEVFLRLGFVCIGSINTWLVYRIGEKLQSSYAGWIAALLFTASVYGNIISGFMIMPDAPLLLFWLAAVWTALNISNCTGKYRQRCLLLLFGLLTGLATMSKASGMVLWAGMGLYSLCSQRSLLKNLYLYAALLVTILMIFPAVLWSMHNGTDGIMYQAHRVAIHQQSSIQAKGFLQQLFGEIGYNNPVCYALGWMGAFHYWKYRWRRNEQQLLIFCFALPLILLVWFFSWFRQTLPHWTGPSYVLLLLFGALFIIYRQVNKIWAPLTLKWANGLSAVAVIGIAAASVFLPYTFNKKDPLQTGKGDLLLDFTGWKQFAKDFRAVYINDAANGVMKPNAFIVSDYWFPAAHFNWYLADKDHYPFMAVGALNNIHQFAWLNQQRPGLTTGADAYYITVSNYYRAPEKALTNSFAMTGPALIIPQFRIGQVVRNFYIIRLHYYKGNIRPSGIIN
- a CDS encoding LOG family protein → MDEKEQIKPREQIIPPKEQVYLDGPKSRTYELGFAIHVLWQFLKGFRTLHFVGPCITVFGSARFKEDHIYYKSAEEFGKRIAGLGFTTLTGGGPGIMEAANKGAFEAGGESVGCNIKLPFEQHYNKYLTTAVTLDLFFVRKTLLIKYSYAFIIMPGGFGTMDEFFETITLIQTKSITQFPIVIFGKEFYRDLMTAIEDMANQGTISKEDMDLVLLTDDVDEAMNHIRQYIESNYKIKKRWRLPWLFEKR